In Brevibacillus brevis, a genomic segment contains:
- the hydA gene encoding dihydropyrimidinase, which translates to MKKWIRGGTIVTAADTYQADVLIEGEKVVAIGRNLDTAGAEEIDATGCYVLPGGIDPHTHLDMPFGGTVTSDNFFTGTKAAAFGGTTSIVDFCLTSKGESLQSAISTWHEKARGKAVIDYSFHLMVSDANDQVLEELETVIANEGITSLKVFMAYKNVLMADDETLFKTLIRAKELGALVQVHAENGDVIDYLTKQALAEGNTDPVYHAYTRPPEAEGEATGRAIALTALADAQLYVVHVSCADAVRRIAEAREKGWNIYGETCPQYLVLDITDLDRPDFEGAKYVWSPPLREKWNQEVLWSALKNGILQTVGSDHCPFNFTGQKELGRGDFTKIPNGGPIVEDRLTLLFSEGVRKGRISLNQFVDVTSTKVAKLFGMFPQKGTIAVGSDADIVLFDPAVKRTISAETHHMNVDYNPFEGMEVYGEVVSVLSRGSFVVREKQFVGQAGAGRYLKRSRFTRP; encoded by the coding sequence ATGAAAAAGTGGATACGCGGTGGAACCATCGTGACGGCTGCCGATACGTACCAGGCAGATGTCCTGATCGAAGGCGAGAAGGTCGTCGCGATTGGACGGAATCTCGACACGGCGGGAGCGGAGGAGATCGACGCCACAGGCTGCTACGTGCTGCCGGGCGGAATCGATCCCCATACGCATTTGGATATGCCGTTCGGGGGCACGGTCACCTCGGACAATTTCTTTACGGGAACGAAAGCGGCGGCTTTTGGCGGAACGACCAGCATCGTGGACTTTTGCCTCACCAGCAAAGGAGAGTCGCTTCAATCGGCCATCTCCACCTGGCACGAGAAGGCGAGGGGGAAAGCGGTGATCGACTACAGCTTTCACTTGATGGTCTCCGATGCAAACGATCAGGTGCTGGAAGAGCTGGAAACGGTGATTGCGAACGAAGGGATCACTTCACTGAAGGTGTTCATGGCGTATAAAAACGTCTTGATGGCGGACGACGAAACGCTGTTCAAAACGCTGATCCGAGCCAAGGAACTGGGAGCGCTCGTCCAGGTGCACGCGGAAAACGGGGACGTGATCGATTATTTGACCAAGCAAGCGCTGGCTGAAGGCAATACCGATCCGGTCTACCATGCGTATACGAGGCCGCCGGAAGCGGAAGGAGAGGCGACAGGCCGCGCCATCGCCCTGACGGCCTTGGCGGATGCCCAGCTTTACGTCGTCCACGTGTCGTGTGCGGACGCCGTACGCAGAATCGCGGAAGCAAGGGAAAAGGGCTGGAATATTTACGGAGAGACTTGCCCGCAATACCTCGTGCTCGACATCACCGACCTGGATCGTCCGGACTTTGAGGGGGCCAAGTATGTGTGGTCTCCGCCGCTTCGGGAGAAATGGAATCAGGAAGTGCTGTGGAGCGCACTGAAAAACGGCATCCTGCAAACGGTCGGATCGGACCATTGCCCCTTTAATTTTACGGGTCAAAAGGAGCTGGGCCGCGGAGACTTCACCAAAATTCCCAATGGCGGCCCGATCGTGGAAGACCGCTTGACCCTGCTCTTTTCGGAAGGGGTCCGGAAGGGAAGGATCAGCCTGAACCAGTTTGTCGACGTGACGTCCACCAAGGTGGCCAAACTGTTTGGGATGTTTCCGCAAAAAGGGACGATTGCGGTCGGATCGGATGCGGATATCGTGCTGTTTGATCCGGCAGTCAAACGAACCATTTCCGCCGAGACTCACCATATGAATGTTGACTACAATCCGTTTGAAGGGATGGAGGTATACGGGGAGGTCGTCTCCGTTCTTTCGCGCGGTTCTTTCGTGGTTCGGGAAAAGCAGTTCGTCGGCCAGGCTGGGGCCGGACGTTATTTGAAGCGATCGAGGTTTACGCGTCCGTAG
- the preA gene encoding NAD-dependent dihydropyrimidine dehydrogenase subunit PreA: MADLRINLAGIQSPNPFWLASAPPTNSGYQVQRAFEAGWGGAVWKTLGEPIINVSSRFAGLTFGGQRVFGFNNIELITDKPLDVNLKEMDETKKRFPKHTLIASLMVEHKQEAWHEIVKKVEAIGVDGLELNFGCPHGMAERGMGSAVGQHPDLIRQQVEWVKEVAQTPVIVKLTPNITDIRFTARAASEGGADAISMINTINSLMGVDLDSWLPIPHVDGKGAHGGYCGPAVKPIALNMVAECARDPLVGVPISGIGGISNWRDAVEFLLMGATGVQVCTAAMHHGFRIVEDMIDGLNNYLDQRGIASVMDLVGKAVHTYSDWGHLNLNYKVVARINEETCINCNKCHIACEDTSHQCIDIVSDEATGKERLVVREEDCVGCNLCSIVCPVDGAIDMVEIPSDLLPLSWNQRQAALAAKGEQ; encoded by the coding sequence ATGGCAGATCTCAGGATCAATCTGGCAGGCATTCAATCCCCCAACCCGTTTTGGCTGGCTTCCGCACCGCCGACGAATTCCGGCTACCAAGTGCAGCGCGCGTTTGAAGCGGGGTGGGGCGGAGCAGTCTGGAAGACGCTCGGGGAACCGATCATCAACGTGTCTTCGCGCTTCGCGGGTCTTACCTTTGGCGGGCAGCGGGTTTTCGGATTCAACAACATCGAACTCATCACCGACAAACCACTCGATGTCAATCTGAAGGAAATGGACGAAACCAAAAAGCGTTTCCCGAAGCATACCCTGATCGCTTCCTTGATGGTCGAGCACAAACAGGAAGCGTGGCATGAAATCGTCAAAAAGGTAGAGGCTATCGGGGTCGACGGGCTGGAGCTGAACTTCGGCTGTCCGCACGGTATGGCGGAGAGAGGCATGGGATCGGCGGTCGGCCAGCATCCCGATCTGATTCGGCAGCAGGTCGAATGGGTCAAGGAGGTCGCGCAAACACCCGTCATCGTCAAGCTGACGCCCAATATCACCGATATCCGCTTTACTGCTCGGGCTGCCTCCGAAGGCGGAGCTGATGCGATCAGCATGATCAACACGATCAACAGCTTGATGGGCGTCGATCTGGATTCGTGGCTGCCGATTCCCCATGTCGATGGAAAAGGCGCGCATGGCGGGTATTGCGGTCCTGCCGTGAAGCCCATCGCCCTCAACATGGTTGCGGAGTGCGCGCGCGACCCGCTGGTAGGCGTACCGATATCAGGCATTGGCGGCATTTCCAACTGGCGCGATGCCGTCGAGTTTTTGCTGATGGGCGCCACAGGCGTACAGGTGTGCACCGCTGCCATGCACCACGGCTTCCGGATCGTGGAGGACATGATCGACGGATTGAACAATTACCTCGACCAGCGCGGCATCGCCTCCGTCATGGATCTCGTGGGCAAGGCCGTCCACACCTACTCCGATTGGGGCCACCTGAATCTCAACTACAAGGTCGTCGCCCGGATCAACGAGGAGACCTGTATCAACTGCAACAAATGCCATATCGCCTGCGAAGACACGTCCCACCAGTGCATCGACATCGTCTCCGACGAGGCGACCGGCAAGGAGCGGCTCGTCGTCCGCGAAGAAGATTGCGTGGGCTGCAACCTGTGCTCCATTGTTTGCCCGGTAGACGGTGCGATCGATATGGTGGAAATCCCCAGCGACCTGCTGCCGCTGAGCTGGAATCAGCGACAGGCGGCCCTTGCAGCCAAAGGGGAACAGTGA
- a CDS encoding NAD(P)-dependent oxidoreductase, with protein MGVPHDLQNNFREVVPALRPKEAIDEANRCLYCYDAPCIKACPTSIDIPSFIKKIATGNLYGSARTIMESNPVGASCARVCPTEELCEGACVLNHASKPIMIGLLQRHATDWAMQTNAKLFAKGEDNGKRVAIVGGGPAGLSAARELARLGYRVTVFEAKEKAGGLNTYGIVSFRLPQEISLWEVEQVEALGVEIRTNTRVGTDIQAEELLTSYDSVLLAAGMGSVPALQIEGEELDGVLDAISLVEETKTKPLTDEMLGKKVVVIGAGNTAIDAATCSRRLGAENVQILYRRTVQEMTCYQFEYEFAKQDGVEFRWLVAPSRILGESGHVTGLELIRMELGEPDAKGRKRPVPIPGSEFVMEVDFVVKAIGQKRHLPLIDAFGIRHTNGVVAIEEGTYRTSHPKVFAAGDLIFGGGKTDAMVVDAANHGKRAAHAIHSALTDQKQPV; from the coding sequence ATGGGCGTCCCGCATGATTTGCAGAACAATTTCAGGGAAGTAGTGCCTGCGCTCAGGCCGAAAGAAGCTATCGACGAAGCAAACCGCTGCTTGTACTGCTACGATGCACCCTGTATCAAGGCTTGTCCGACCTCGATTGACATTCCATCCTTCATTAAAAAAATTGCGACGGGCAATTTATACGGCTCGGCCCGCACCATCATGGAATCCAACCCGGTCGGTGCCAGCTGTGCCCGCGTCTGTCCGACAGAGGAGCTATGCGAGGGCGCCTGTGTGCTCAACCACGCCTCCAAGCCGATCATGATCGGGCTGTTGCAGCGCCATGCGACGGATTGGGCGATGCAAACCAACGCGAAGCTGTTCGCAAAGGGCGAGGACAACGGAAAGCGGGTCGCCATCGTCGGGGGAGGTCCAGCAGGCTTGTCGGCCGCGCGGGAGCTGGCCAGGCTGGGCTATCGGGTAACGGTGTTTGAAGCGAAGGAAAAGGCTGGCGGCTTGAACACGTACGGAATCGTCTCCTTCCGGCTGCCTCAGGAGATCTCTTTGTGGGAAGTGGAACAGGTTGAAGCGCTTGGCGTAGAGATTCGTACGAATACGAGAGTCGGGACAGACATACAAGCGGAAGAGCTGCTTACCAGCTACGACTCCGTCTTGCTCGCAGCCGGGATGGGAAGCGTCCCTGCCCTCCAAATCGAAGGGGAAGAACTGGATGGTGTCCTCGATGCGATTTCGTTGGTAGAGGAGACCAAAACCAAGCCGCTGACCGACGAGATGCTCGGGAAAAAAGTCGTCGTCATCGGGGCTGGCAATACGGCGATCGACGCGGCTACCTGTTCCAGGCGGCTGGGGGCGGAGAACGTGCAGATCTTGTATCGCCGCACGGTTCAAGAAATGACTTGCTATCAGTTTGAATACGAGTTTGCCAAGCAGGACGGGGTGGAATTCCGCTGGCTGGTTGCGCCGTCTCGCATTTTGGGAGAGAGTGGGCACGTGACGGGGCTGGAATTGATCCGGATGGAATTGGGCGAGCCGGACGCCAAGGGACGCAAACGACCTGTTCCGATTCCGGGCAGCGAATTTGTGATGGAGGTCGATTTTGTAGTCAAGGCGATCGGGCAGAAGAGACACTTGCCTTTGATTGACGCGTTCGGCATCCGCCACACAAATGGCGTCGTCGCGATCGAAGAGGGCACGTATCGTACCAGTCACCCGAAAGTGTTCGCGGCGGGGGACCTCATTTTCGGCGGGGGGAAGACGGATGCCATGGTCGTCGATGCTGCCAATCATGGCAAGCGGGCGGCTCATGCCATCCACAGCGCTTTGACCGATCAAAAGCAGCCTGTGTAA
- a CDS encoding iron-containing alcohol dehydrogenase, whose product MLGGFHQLLMPGRILYGKGSFEQVGIEAARLGTKVMIISDPVMEKVGNVSLCETYVHKQGMDFTTYTGIDTEPTDLHLKEALAICMEHQCDVIVAVGGGSCIDTAKAVAVMATNEGEIGDYRGTQRVFAAKPLPLIACPTTAGTGSEVTKVTVITDVQTQVKMMISQPELLPAVAIVDPLLTLSCPPAVTAATGVDALCHAVEAYWSRKSQPVTDTFALAAIERIMTYLPIAYESGENLKAREEVALGAMLAGAAFSNASVTLVHGMSRPIGALFHVPHGISNAMLLPVVLDYTRDSAEEKLASIGRMLHPEWRGMSAAEAADRIMDEIKGLCRKLGIPNMQEWGIDGDTFLRALPKMAADALDSGSPANHPRVPSHEEIMALYQKSYDYKWSYRQHA is encoded by the coding sequence ATGCTGGGAGGATTTCATCAACTGCTGATGCCTGGGAGGATTTTGTACGGCAAAGGTTCATTCGAGCAAGTGGGGATCGAGGCGGCGAGGCTGGGGACCAAGGTAATGATCATCAGTGATCCCGTCATGGAAAAAGTAGGAAACGTCTCGCTTTGTGAAACGTATGTACACAAACAGGGGATGGACTTCACCACGTATACGGGGATCGACACAGAGCCTACTGACCTTCATCTGAAGGAAGCGCTGGCGATTTGTATGGAGCATCAGTGTGACGTCATCGTAGCGGTAGGGGGAGGAAGCTGCATCGATACGGCAAAGGCAGTCGCAGTGATGGCGACAAACGAAGGAGAGATCGGGGACTATCGCGGCACTCAAAGGGTGTTCGCTGCAAAGCCGTTACCTTTGATTGCCTGTCCGACAACGGCAGGGACTGGATCGGAGGTCACCAAGGTCACGGTCATCACCGATGTGCAAACCCAAGTGAAGATGATGATCTCACAGCCGGAGCTGTTGCCCGCGGTCGCCATCGTCGATCCTTTGCTGACACTCTCTTGCCCGCCGGCGGTGACAGCTGCTACCGGGGTAGATGCCTTATGCCATGCCGTGGAGGCCTACTGGTCGAGAAAATCGCAGCCAGTGACGGATACCTTCGCACTGGCTGCGATCGAACGAATCATGACGTACTTGCCGATCGCCTATGAAAGCGGAGAGAACCTGAAAGCGCGGGAAGAGGTGGCTCTCGGGGCTATGCTTGCGGGAGCAGCCTTCTCAAATGCGTCCGTCACGCTGGTGCACGGAATGTCTCGCCCGATTGGCGCCCTTTTTCACGTGCCGCACGGGATCTCCAACGCCATGCTTTTGCCGGTGGTTCTGGATTACACAAGGGACAGTGCTGAGGAAAAGCTGGCGAGCATAGGCCGCATGCTGCATCCAGAGTGGAGGGGCATGTCCGCTGCCGAAGCCGCGGACCGGATCATGGACGAGATAAAAGGGCTGTGCAGGAAGCTCGGAATTCCGAATATGCAGGAATGGGGTATCGACGGGGACACATTTTTGCGGGCGCTGCCCAAGATGGCTGCCGATGCGCTGGACAGTGGAAGCCCCGCCAACCATCCGCGGGTACCCAGCCATGAAGAAATCATGGCTTTGTATCAGAAAAGCTACGATTACAAATGGAGTTACCGCCAGCACGCGTGA
- a CDS encoding MFS transporter, with protein MTQSEERKQSRRITSNIFKGSLGNLIEWYDWYVYSAFAVYFSEEFFPKGNPTSQLLNTAAIFAVGFLMRPIGSLVMGRYADRRGRRAALTLSITIMAAGSLVIACTPSFHTIGVFSPIILVIARLLQGLSLGGEYGTSATYLSEMASSGRRGFYSSFQYVTLVAGQMVALGVQIILQLMLSESSMTAWGWRIPFVIGALGALAVLWLRRTMDESEQFEKMGSESKKKAGTLEALMKYPKAVLTVVGLTLGGTVAFYTYTTYLQKFMVNTVGLDKKTVSWINFIALLIFALLQPLAGILSDRIGRKPLLLGFGIFGTLLTVPLFLLLEGASNPFSAFLLMMIGLIIVTGYTSINAIVKAELFPTEIRALGVGFPYSLTVAIFGGTAEFIALWLKSIGSESLFYYYVSFCILISLFAYWRMGESSKHSKIEAEQGHRKH; from the coding sequence ATGACACAATCCGAGGAGCGGAAGCAGTCCAGACGAATAACATCCAACATCTTCAAGGGATCGCTGGGAAACCTCATCGAATGGTACGACTGGTATGTCTACTCTGCTTTCGCCGTGTATTTCTCTGAAGAGTTTTTCCCGAAAGGAAATCCGACCAGCCAGCTGCTCAATACGGCCGCGATCTTTGCCGTCGGCTTTCTCATGCGTCCGATCGGCAGCCTTGTGATGGGACGCTATGCCGACCGACGGGGAAGGCGCGCGGCTCTGACGCTATCCATCACCATTATGGCAGCCGGCTCCCTCGTCATCGCCTGTACGCCGAGTTTCCATACCATTGGCGTCTTTTCTCCGATCATCCTGGTCATCGCCCGGCTGCTGCAAGGGCTGTCTCTGGGCGGCGAATACGGGACCTCGGCCACCTATTTGTCGGAAATGGCCAGCAGCGGCAGGCGCGGCTTTTACTCGAGCTTCCAGTACGTCACGCTGGTCGCAGGTCAGATGGTGGCGCTGGGCGTGCAAATCATTCTCCAGCTGATGCTGAGCGAATCCTCGATGACGGCGTGGGGCTGGCGCATTCCATTTGTGATCGGGGCTTTGGGGGCACTCGCCGTACTGTGGCTCCGGCGCACGATGGACGAATCCGAGCAGTTCGAGAAGATGGGATCGGAAAGCAAGAAAAAAGCGGGGACACTGGAAGCGCTGATGAAGTATCCGAAAGCCGTGCTGACTGTCGTTGGGCTGACACTCGGCGGGACGGTCGCCTTCTACACGTATACGACGTATTTGCAGAAGTTCATGGTCAATACGGTCGGGCTCGATAAAAAAACAGTGAGCTGGATTAACTTTATCGCCCTCCTTATTTTTGCCTTGCTTCAGCCGTTGGCAGGCATTCTTTCCGACCGAATCGGGCGAAAGCCCCTTCTTCTCGGCTTTGGCATATTCGGAACGCTGCTTACCGTGCCGCTGTTCCTGCTTCTTGAAGGTGCTTCCAACCCGTTTTCTGCTTTTCTGCTGATGATGATCGGGCTCATCATCGTCACTGGGTATACATCGATCAACGCCATCGTCAAAGCAGAGCTGTTCCCCACGGAGATCCGGGCGCTCGGAGTCGGTTTTCCGTATTCCCTCACGGTTGCTATCTTCGGGGGGACAGCCGAATTTATTGCTCTGTGGCTAAAGAGCATCGGGAGCGAATCGCTCTTTTACTACTATGTCTCCTTCTGTATCTTGATCAGCCTTTTTGCTTACTGGCGCATGGGCGAGTCCTCCAAGCATTCCAAGATCGAAGCGGAGCAAGGACATCGAAAGCATTGA
- a CDS encoding aldo/keto reductase — protein sequence MTQKARIGKTDLYVNPIGLGTNAVGGHNIYPNLSDETGKAVVRAALDNGINFLDTAYIYGPERSEELIGEVIKERGSRGDVVIATKGAHKFVDGKIVLDNSPAFLRESVENSLRRLQTDYIDLFYIHFPDETTPKDEAVGALARLKEEGKIRAIGVSNFSIEQLRQANADGHVDVLQSEYNLLRRGVEKEILPYCVEQGISFVPYFPLAAGLLAGAYTRETTFADGRSKNPLFQGEEFARNLEKVERVREIAKEKGAEVAHVVLAWYLTVDGIDALIPGAKKPEQVGDTLKTLNVRLSADEIEKISSIFEA from the coding sequence ATGACCCAAAAGGCGCGCATCGGAAAAACGGATTTGTACGTGAATCCAATCGGACTGGGCACGAATGCGGTAGGCGGACACAACATTTACCCAAACCTGAGCGATGAAACAGGCAAAGCAGTCGTGCGAGCGGCTCTGGACAACGGGATCAACTTTCTGGATACGGCATACATATACGGGCCCGAGCGTTCCGAAGAGCTGATCGGAGAGGTCATCAAGGAAAGAGGCAGCCGCGGCGATGTCGTGATTGCGACCAAAGGGGCTCATAAATTCGTCGACGGCAAGATCGTCCTCGATAATTCGCCAGCCTTCCTGCGAGAATCGGTAGAGAATAGCCTGCGGCGACTGCAGACCGATTACATCGACCTTTTCTACATCCATTTTCCCGACGAGACGACTCCGAAGGACGAGGCTGTAGGCGCATTGGCTCGCCTGAAAGAAGAAGGCAAAATCAGGGCAATCGGCGTTTCCAACTTTTCGATCGAGCAGCTGCGGCAAGCGAACGCAGACGGACACGTGGATGTCCTGCAATCCGAGTACAATCTGCTTAGGCGGGGCGTAGAGAAAGAGATTTTGCCGTATTGCGTGGAGCAAGGCATCTCGTTCGTGCCGTACTTCCCGCTTGCCGCTGGGCTGCTGGCCGGAGCCTATACGAGAGAGACGACGTTTGCGGACGGGCGCAGCAAAAATCCGCTGTTTCAAGGGGAGGAGTTCGCCCGCAATCTGGAAAAGGTCGAGCGGGTGCGCGAGATCGCCAAGGAAAAGGGAGCGGAAGTCGCCCATGTCGTACTGGCCTGGTATTTGACGGTAGACGGAATCGATGCCCTCATTCCCGGCGCGAAGAAGCCCGAGCAGGTAGGCGATACGCTGAAGACGCTGAACGTGCGGCTGTCGGCGGATGAGATCGAGAAGATCAGCAGTATCTTCGAGGCGTAA
- a CDS encoding UbiD family decarboxylase: protein MSYRNLEECIVDLERHGHLVRIREEVDPYLEMAAIHLKVYAANGPALLFENVKGSKFRAVSNLFGTIERSKFIFRDTWEAAERIIGLRNDPMKALKNPFAHAGSAFAAWKALPQQTPGGKAFQEIAISDMPLIHSWPMDGGAFVTLPQVYSEDPEKPGIMNSNLGMYRVQLNGNEYELNKEIGLHYQIHRGIGVHQEKANRQGKPLKVSVFLGGPPSHTLSAVMPLPEGMSELTFAGLLAGRRFQYSYENGYCISNDADFVITGEIHPGDTKPEGPFGDHLGYYSLVHPFPVMKVAKVYAKPNAIFPFTVVGRPPQEDTSFGALIHELTGDAVAKEIPGVKEVHAVDAAGVHPLLFAIGSERYTPYQQVKQPAELLTIANRILGTGQLSLAKYLFITAEDGKPLDTHRETEFLTYILERIDLRRDIHFQTNTTIDTLDYSGTGLNCGSKVIFAAYGEKKRDLCTEVPHSLKELREFGQPRLIMPGVVAMQGASFTSYAEAEREIEACIEAIRSRGELASCPMIILTDDSEFISHSLSNFLWVTFTRSNPSHDIYGVNSRYEFKHWGCDNVIIDARIKPHHAPPLLPDPTVERNIERLFAKGASLEGIL from the coding sequence ATGAGCTATCGAAATTTGGAAGAGTGCATCGTCGACCTGGAGAGACACGGTCACCTCGTCCGCATCCGGGAAGAAGTGGACCCGTATCTGGAAATGGCGGCGATTCATCTGAAAGTATACGCGGCAAACGGTCCCGCGCTTTTGTTTGAAAATGTGAAAGGTTCGAAGTTCCGGGCGGTGTCCAACCTTTTCGGTACGATCGAGCGAAGCAAGTTTATTTTCCGGGACACGTGGGAAGCAGCGGAGCGGATCATCGGCCTTCGCAACGATCCGATGAAGGCTTTGAAAAATCCGTTTGCCCACGCAGGCAGCGCTTTTGCCGCATGGAAGGCGCTTCCTCAGCAAACTCCGGGAGGGAAAGCCTTCCAGGAAATCGCGATCTCCGACATGCCGCTCATCCATAGCTGGCCGATGGACGGCGGGGCCTTCGTTACTCTTCCCCAGGTGTATTCCGAGGACCCGGAAAAACCGGGGATCATGAATTCCAATCTGGGGATGTACCGTGTGCAATTGAATGGCAACGAGTATGAGCTGAACAAGGAAATCGGTCTGCATTACCAAATTCACCGCGGGATCGGCGTTCACCAGGAGAAAGCGAATCGCCAAGGCAAACCGTTGAAAGTGAGCGTCTTTCTCGGCGGGCCTCCGTCCCATACGTTGTCGGCGGTAATGCCTTTGCCCGAGGGAATGAGCGAGCTGACCTTTGCCGGACTTCTTGCCGGACGCCGTTTCCAGTACAGCTACGAAAACGGCTATTGTATCAGCAATGACGCGGATTTTGTCATCACGGGCGAGATCCATCCCGGGGATACGAAGCCTGAGGGTCCATTCGGCGACCATCTGGGCTACTACAGCCTGGTTCACCCGTTTCCTGTGATGAAAGTGGCAAAAGTGTACGCCAAACCGAATGCGATCTTCCCGTTTACCGTCGTCGGCCGGCCGCCTCAGGAGGATACGTCGTTCGGCGCTTTGATCCACGAGCTGACCGGAGATGCAGTCGCCAAGGAAATTCCCGGCGTGAAGGAAGTGCACGCGGTGGATGCTGCAGGCGTTCATCCGTTGCTCTTTGCCATCGGCAGCGAACGGTATACGCCGTACCAACAAGTGAAACAGCCGGCCGAGCTGCTTACGATCGCCAACCGGATTCTGGGCACCGGGCAGCTGAGTCTGGCGAAGTACCTGTTTATCACGGCGGAAGATGGCAAGCCGCTGGATACGCACCGCGAGACGGAGTTTTTGACGTACATTCTCGAGCGGATCGATCTGCGGCGCGACATTCATTTTCAGACCAATACGACGATCGACACGCTCGACTACTCAGGTACGGGACTGAACTGTGGCTCCAAAGTCATTTTCGCAGCGTACGGAGAAAAGAAAAGGGATTTGTGCACAGAGGTACCCCATTCCCTGAAAGAACTGCGCGAGTTTGGGCAGCCGCGCCTGATCATGCCGGGAGTCGTGGCCATGCAAGGAGCTTCCTTTACGAGCTACGCAGAGGCGGAGAGGGAAATAGAAGCATGTATCGAAGCCATACGTTCCAGAGGAGAGCTTGCCAGCTGCCCGATGATCATCCTGACCGACGACAGCGAATTCATCAGCCACTCTCTCAGCAACTTTTTATGGGTGACCTTTACCCGCAGCAATCCTTCCCACGATATCTACGGAGTAAACAGCCGATACGAATTCAAGCATTGGGGTTGCGACAACGTCATCATCGACGCACGGATCAAGCCACACCATGCGCCGCCGCTCCTTCCCGATCCGACTGTGGAGCGGAACATCGAGCGCTTGTTCGCGAAAGGCGCCAGTCTGGAAGGGATATTGTAA
- a CDS encoding TIGR00730 family Rossman fold protein has protein sequence MKRICVFAGSNPGVNPAFAEMAERLGQELAARDLDLVYGGSNMGLMGRVANTVLTAGGKAIGVMPTGLFRGEIVHTGLTELHEVRTMHERKAKMGDLADGFIALPGGFGTFEEIFEVVSWGQIGIHSKPIGLLNVEGFYTPLMDMVNHAREAGFIPVTQGELILCESDPGVLLDQMRDYTPPAKVNKWSELDVK, from the coding sequence ATGAAACGTATATGTGTATTCGCTGGCTCCAATCCAGGAGTCAATCCGGCTTTTGCTGAAATGGCGGAGCGATTGGGGCAGGAGCTGGCAGCGCGAGATCTTGACTTGGTGTACGGCGGTTCCAACATGGGACTCATGGGAAGAGTAGCCAATACGGTGCTGACGGCGGGCGGAAAAGCGATCGGAGTCATGCCGACAGGACTGTTTCGCGGAGAGATCGTACATACCGGACTGACCGAGCTGCATGAAGTACGGACCATGCACGAGAGAAAAGCCAAAATGGGCGATCTTGCGGACGGCTTTATCGCGCTTCCGGGCGGATTTGGGACGTTCGAGGAAATATTCGAAGTGGTGAGCTGGGGACAAATCGGCATTCACTCCAAGCCGATCGGACTCCTGAACGTCGAAGGTTTTTACACGCCACTGATGGATATGGTCAACCACGCCAGAGAAGCAGGGTTTATCCCCGTCACGCAAGGGGAGCTGATCCTCTGCGAGAGCGATCCGGGCGTACTGCTTGATCAAATGCGCGATTACACGCCACCCGCCAAAGTCAACAAGTGGTCGGAACTGGACGTGAAGTGA